One stretch of Sylvia atricapilla isolate bSylAtr1 chromosome 4, bSylAtr1.pri, whole genome shotgun sequence DNA includes these proteins:
- the LOC136360077 gene encoding tyrosine-protein kinase TXK-like, with translation MILSTYHTIQSVFCCCCTVQEREMRTKVNLDPDAVLVTQYSASQPDVPYESIWKCRRKKQLQFKNKPLPPLPAEAFEDYSKKPRVIALYDFFARGPLELPLKKSEEYIILEQYDPLWWKARDQHGNEGLIPSNYVTENKKSNLETYKWYCRNINRSQAELLLRQKPKEGAFVVRDSSRQGLLTLSMYSRAKGSHNGDILHYQIKQNHLGKYYVAENYLFSSIPELIEYHQHNAAGLITRLRHPVRSDGCTSPENTGMSYEEWGLDPSELLFLKELGRGQFGVVYLGKWKETIKVAIKTINEGAMSEDDFMEEAKLMMKLSHPKLVQLYGVCTHHKPLYVVTEFMENGCLLNYLRQRRGKLGRDLLLSMCQDVCEGMEYLERNNFIHRDLAARNCLVNVEHVVKVSDFGMARYVIDDEYISSSGAKFPVKWSSPEVFHFKKYSSKSDVWSFGVLMWEVFTEGKMPFETKSNSEVVHEISQGNRLYRPHLASHPVYKVMYSCWHEKPEGRPTFAELTVTLTDLREMT, from the exons ATCACACCATCCagtctgttttctgctgctgctgcacagtgcAAGAAAG agaaatgagAACAAAAGTGAACCTGGACCCTGATGCTGTCCTGGTGACCCAGTACTCTGCCTCACAGCCTGATGTTCCCTATGAATCTATTTGGAAGTGCAGG CGCAAGAAACAattgcaatttaaaaacaagCCATTGCCTCCTCTGCCTGCCGAGGCCTTTGAAGACTACAGCAAGAAACCCAGAGTTATTGCACTCTATGACTTCTTTGCTAGAGGGCCTTTAGAATTACCTCTGAAGAAGTCAGAAGAATACATTATCCTGGAACAGTATGATCCCCTCTGGTGGAAGGCAAGAGACCAGCATGG GAATGAAGGTCTAATTCCCAGCAACTATGTTACCGAgaacaagaaaagcaatttagAAACATACAA GTGGTACTGCAGAAACATAAACAGAAGCCAGGCAGAACTGCTTCTGCGCCAGAAG cCCAAAGAAGGTGCATTTGTTGTCAGAGATTCAAGCCGGCAGGGTCTTCTTACACTGTCCATGTATTCTCGGGCTAAGGG AAGTCATAATGGAGATATTCTGCACTatcaaattaaacaaaaccacTTGGGAAAATATTATGTAGCAGAAAACTATCTCTTTTCATCCATCCCTGAACTCATCGAGTATCATCAACACAATGCTGCAG GTCTTATCACACGTCTCCGACATCCAGTCAGATCAGACGGATGCACTTcaccagaaaacacaggaatgaGTTATg AGGAATGGGGATTAGACCCATCTGAACTGTTGTTCCTGAAAGAACTTGGGCGTGGGCAGTTTGGAGTTGTTTATCTTGGTAAATGGAAAGAGACTATCAAGGTTGCCATCAAAACAATCAATGAAGGTGCGATGTCTGAAGATGATTTCATGGAAGAGGCCAAACTGATGAT GAAACTCTCCCACCCAAAGCTGGTGCAGCTTTATGGAGTGTGCACACATCACAAACCTCTCTATGTCGTGACTGAATTCATGGAAAATGGTTGTCTGCTCAATTACCTTCGGCAGAGGCGGGGAAAACTCGGCAGAGACCTTCTCCTGAGCATGTGCCAGGATGTTTGTGAAGGGATGGAATATCTGGAAAGAAATAACTTCATTCACCGTGATTTA GCTGCAAGAAACTGTTTAGTCAACGTGGAGCACGTCGTTAAAGTGTCTGACTTTGGCATGGCAAG GTATGTCATTGATGACGAATATATCAGCTCTTCAGGTGCCAAGTTTCCAGTCAAATGGTCATCTCCGGAAGTCTTTCATTTCAAAAAATATAGCAGCAAATCAGATGTCTGGTCATTTG GTGTACTGATGTGGGAAGTTTTCACAGAAGGCAAAATGCCTTTTGAAACCAAGTCCAATTCTGAAGTTGTCCATGAGATTTCTCAGGGTAACCGACTTTATCGACCACATTTGGCATCGCATCCTGTGTACAAAGTCATGTACAGCTGCTGGCATGAG aaaccTGAAGGACGTCCTACTTTTGCAGAGTTAACGGTGACCCTCACAGATCTAAGAGAGATGACATAA